The following proteins come from a genomic window of Deinococcus seoulensis:
- a CDS encoding ParA family protein encodes MNVITFFNHAGGVGKSSSVRDVGFTLSTLGFRVLLIDADPQANLTDWLGVRTVERDGQVRDIELEDTLYPAVLGDDDSELALPQPVRVHGMDLIPGHLDVATIEPLLPGQLMGVLRLKDALKPLADRYDFVLIDPPPSLGQLSALAVIAADHVVVPVPASGKGLKGLQTVNVMLSRFRKANPSLKLAMILVTQYNDTTNHSRESLAQLHAQFGRLGPVSTPLTYRPALYPDSQLHGSPLPEFARRNPVTAEILTVTQQLLTALGLPLEAPAPQKTPASKAGPRKGSGTVRAAPKAAKHD; translated from the coding sequence ATGAACGTGATTACTTTCTTCAACCACGCGGGCGGAGTCGGGAAGTCCAGTTCCGTGCGGGACGTCGGCTTCACCCTCAGCACCCTCGGCTTCCGGGTGCTGCTGATCGACGCGGACCCGCAGGCGAACCTGACCGACTGGCTGGGTGTCCGGACTGTCGAGCGGGACGGACAGGTGCGTGACATCGAGCTGGAAGACACGCTGTACCCGGCGGTGCTGGGCGACGACGACAGTGAACTGGCCCTGCCGCAGCCCGTGCGGGTGCACGGCATGGACCTGATTCCCGGTCACCTGGATGTGGCGACCATCGAGCCGCTGCTGCCGGGGCAACTGATGGGCGTGCTGCGCCTCAAGGACGCCCTGAAACCCCTGGCGGACCGCTACGATTTCGTGCTGATCGACCCGCCGCCCAGCCTGGGCCAGCTGAGCGCCCTGGCCGTCATCGCGGCGGATCACGTGGTCGTGCCGGTCCCGGCCAGCGGCAAGGGCCTCAAGGGCCTGCAGACCGTGAACGTGATGCTCTCGCGGTTCCGGAAGGCCAACCCGTCCCTGAAACTCGCCATGATTCTGGTCACGCAGTACAACGACACCACCAACCACTCCCGCGAGAGCCTCGCGCAGCTGCACGCGCAGTTCGGGCGGCTGGGGCCGGTCAGCACGCCGCTCACGTACCGCCCGGCGCTGTACCCGGACTCGCAACTGCACGGCTCTCCCCTGCCGGAGTTCGCGCGGCGTAACCCCGTGACCGCCGAGATCCTGACCGTCACGCAGCAGCTGCTGACGGCGCTGGGCCTGCCGCTGGAGGCCCCCGCTCCGCAGAAAACCCCGGCTTCAAAGGCCGGGCCGCGCAAGGGCAGCGGGACGGTCAGGGCCGCGCCGAAGGCGGCGAAGCATGACTAA
- a CDS encoding replication initiator protein A codes for MTVPPQRPGEITRFDEANSARLGLICVQERIPSDYTRWDHEWTVEDRTARLTCISPSEYGGVPHGLDGDFATTLNLMYLEQGSPDSGEVNTTAYQLLSKSGFPDSGQYYQALQDSLDRLKGATYAASESWRDKRYDRWTTVKFNIIEQIDADTAGGLAFGSGTLLRIRLARPVVQSLRAQYVKPLDMTFVQSLNRSLTRSLYRILDARRYDPVHLSDPVTVLRIPLQQWARECKLLETMPARIKRNLDGAHQELIERGYLRSVTYDGARLNTVIVYEFGDVQVNPPAPEPSLQVIADSPLVEALCREGVVLPVARKLVHQYGDLHVTTRLEAFQALLRSGYAPKKRSALLVDVIKDEGGKYTAVLQELEGVAPEATVPEVATPVPERPVRAKKAAVTPAAELDELTERMNSEFSALPREEQAARALTQVRMFVGRELREHHLRGLMAAMLSGDADPVEVQREVIRAASELRLPEFAQQLRETHESGGS; via the coding sequence GTGACGGTCCCCCCCCAGCGTCCCGGTGAGATCACGCGCTTCGACGAGGCGAACTCCGCGCGTCTGGGCCTGATCTGCGTGCAGGAGCGCATCCCCAGCGATTACACCCGCTGGGATCACGAGTGGACGGTCGAGGACCGCACCGCCCGCCTGACCTGCATCTCCCCCAGCGAGTACGGTGGCGTACCGCACGGCCTGGACGGCGATTTCGCCACCACCCTGAACCTGATGTACCTGGAGCAGGGCTCCCCGGATTCCGGGGAAGTGAACACCACCGCGTACCAGTTGCTCAGCAAATCGGGTTTCCCGGACAGCGGCCAGTACTACCAGGCCCTGCAGGATTCGCTGGACCGCCTCAAGGGCGCCACGTACGCTGCGAGTGAATCCTGGCGCGACAAGCGCTACGACCGCTGGACGACCGTCAAGTTCAACATCATCGAGCAGATCGACGCGGACACCGCGGGTGGCCTGGCGTTCGGTTCGGGCACGCTGCTGCGCATCCGGCTGGCGCGGCCGGTGGTGCAGAGCCTGCGGGCGCAGTACGTCAAACCGCTGGACATGACCTTCGTGCAGAGCCTCAACCGCTCGCTGACACGCAGCCTGTACCGGATTCTGGACGCCCGCCGGTACGACCCGGTGCACCTGAGTGACCCGGTGACCGTCCTGCGCATCCCGCTGCAGCAGTGGGCGCGGGAGTGCAAGTTGCTCGAAACCATGCCGGCGCGCATCAAACGCAACCTGGACGGCGCGCATCAGGAGCTGATCGAGCGGGGGTACCTGCGCAGTGTCACGTACGACGGCGCGCGCCTGAACACCGTGATCGTGTATGAGTTCGGGGACGTGCAGGTGAACCCCCCGGCGCCCGAACCGAGCCTGCAGGTCATCGCGGACTCCCCGCTGGTGGAGGCGCTGTGCCGTGAGGGCGTGGTGTTACCCGTGGCGCGCAAGCTGGTGCACCAGTACGGCGACCTGCACGTCACCACCCGCCTGGAGGCCTTCCAGGCGCTGCTGAGGAGCGGGTACGCGCCGAAGAAACGTTCGGCGCTGCTGGTCGACGTGATCAAGGACGAGGGCGGCAAGTACACGGCGGTCCTGCAGGAACTGGAGGGTGTGGCGCCGGAGGCGACCGTGCCGGAGGTGGCCACACCTGTGCCGGAGCGTCCCGTACGGGCGAAGAAGGCGGCTGTCACGCCCGCGGCGGAACTCGATGAGCTGACCGAGCGGATGAATTCGGAGTTCAGTGCGCTGCCGCGTGAGGAGCAGGCGGCGCGAGCGCTGACGCAGGTGCGGATGTTCGTGGGGCGCGAGTTGCGTGAGCATCACCTGCGCGGCCTGATGGCCGCCATGCTGTCCGGCGACGCCGATCCGGTGGAGGTGCAGCGTGAGGTGATCCGCGCGGCCAGTGAGTTGCGCCTGCCGGAGTTCGCGCAGCAGCTCCGCGAAACGCATGAATCCGGCGGAAGCTGA
- a CDS encoding AIM24 family protein yields the protein MTLLQPGEKRSLSDFISGPRLRVQVTHDLSQADVSVFGLNGDRQLRDDRYFVFYNQLRSPSGEVSLQLDGARATFELDLQALPAGVERLMFVISHDDSPMSRLGQLRLSVQDPQGSERATVLLGGSQFTAERAVMIAELYRHGGGWRLGSVAQGFQGGLDSLLGYFGGQVASEATPASTPAPAGAPPPTTSPAAPSPAASAAQTGQGSSVAEFLRRSAEQDRPGDVFELESSKMLEVKVRGRVWSKLGAMVAYRGQLEFKRSSTLGDLVGGLRSGGGMGALLGAAMRIGSGEMGPLVSIQGQGVCYLADQGKEIAIIRLQGDTLNVNGNDLLAFEDTVTHEITMQRSVAGMVSGGLFSVQVRGHGMVAILSHGKPLTLRVTPNEPVFTDPNATIAWSEHLRPDLRVSQDLRSMLGRGGGETLQMAFQGDGFVVVQPYEESPAMENVPRH from the coding sequence GTGACTCTTCTTCAGCCCGGTGAGAAACGTTCCCTGTCCGATTTCATTTCAGGCCCGCGTCTGCGGGTGCAGGTCACGCATGACCTCTCTCAGGCCGATGTGAGCGTGTTCGGCCTGAACGGTGACCGTCAGCTCCGTGACGACCGGTATTTCGTGTTCTACAACCAGTTGCGCAGTCCGTCGGGCGAGGTGTCGTTGCAGCTGGACGGTGCCCGGGCCACGTTCGAGCTGGATCTTCAGGCGCTGCCGGCGGGGGTCGAGCGGTTGATGTTCGTGATCTCGCATGACGACTCGCCCATGAGTCGGCTGGGGCAGTTGCGTCTGAGTGTGCAGGACCCGCAGGGTTCGGAGCGGGCGACCGTGCTGCTGGGCGGGTCGCAGTTCACGGCGGAGCGGGCGGTGATGATCGCGGAACTGTACCGGCACGGCGGTGGGTGGCGGCTGGGCAGTGTCGCGCAGGGATTCCAAGGTGGGCTGGATTCGCTGCTGGGGTACTTCGGGGGTCAGGTGGCCAGCGAGGCGACCCCGGCGTCCACGCCAGCCCCGGCGGGTGCGCCGCCGCCGACCACCTCCCCGGCTGCGCCCTCTCCCGCTGCGTCTGCGGCGCAGACCGGGCAGGGCAGCAGCGTCGCGGAGTTCCTGCGCCGCAGCGCCGAGCAGGACCGGCCGGGTGACGTGTTCGAGCTGGAGAGCAGCAAGATGCTGGAGGTGAAGGTCCGGGGGCGCGTGTGGAGCAAACTCGGCGCGATGGTCGCGTACCGGGGGCAGCTGGAATTCAAGCGGTCCAGCACGCTGGGTGACCTGGTGGGCGGTCTGCGTTCGGGCGGTGGGATGGGGGCGCTGCTGGGCGCTGCCATGCGCATCGGCAGCGGGGAGATGGGTCCGCTGGTGAGTATTCAGGGGCAGGGCGTGTGTTACCTCGCGGATCAGGGGAAGGAGATCGCGATCATCCGCCTGCAGGGCGACACCCTGAACGTGAACGGCAACGACCTGCTGGCGTTCGAGGACACCGTCACGCACGAGATCACCATGCAGCGTTCGGTGGCGGGCATGGTGTCCGGGGGGCTGTTCAGCGTGCAGGTGCGCGGGCACGGGATGGTCGCGATTCTCAGTCACGGCAAGCCTCTGACCTTGCGGGTCACGCCGAACGAGCCGGTCTTCACCGATCCGAACGCCACCATCGCCTGGAGTGAGCACCTGCGCCCGGACCTGCGGGTCAGTCAGGACCTGCGTTCCATGCTGGGGCGGGGCGGCGGCGAGACCCTGCAGATGGCCTTCCAGGGGGACGGGTTCGTGGTCGTGCAGCCGTACGAGGAGTCGCCCGCCATGGAGAACGTGCCGCGCCATTGA
- a CDS encoding NADH-dependent flavin oxidoreductase has protein sequence MSDVSALFEPYTFRSGIQVRNRLVLAPMTTTSADPDDSVSAAELEYAARRSGGVGLAITAVGYVTPGGKGFHGQFGAEHDGRLDSLRALAHAMKQAGARAVLQIFHAGHQAPPELVAHDVTSASDVPSSQPGRAASGVPVRPLTAAEIQDIILDFGQATRRAVEAGFDGVEIHGANGYLIQQFVSAHSNRRTDEWGGTLENRLRFPLAVTDEVQRIAAQAGRPFLVGYRFSPEEPHEQGLTMHDTFALLGALREKNLDYVHVSLQDFAGRPRRGGHPERSRLEQIAEALGDTPLIGVGNIWTPQDAAQALNLGASFAALGRALLLEPEWVQKVQSGRAAEIRTTFTTADRESLTLPEPMWNMLTGFMIKDRLVDAR, from the coding sequence ATGTCCGACGTTTCCGCACTGTTCGAGCCGTACACCTTCCGCAGCGGTATCCAGGTTCGCAACCGCCTGGTCCTGGCCCCCATGACCACCACCTCCGCCGACCCGGACGACTCGGTCTCGGCCGCCGAACTGGAGTACGCAGCGCGCCGCTCGGGCGGCGTGGGCCTGGCCATCACGGCCGTCGGGTACGTCACGCCCGGCGGCAAGGGCTTCCATGGGCAGTTCGGCGCCGAACACGACGGCCGCCTGGACAGCCTGCGCGCCCTGGCGCACGCCATGAAACAGGCGGGCGCGCGGGCCGTGCTGCAGATCTTCCACGCCGGTCACCAGGCCCCGCCGGAACTCGTCGCGCACGACGTCACCTCGGCCAGCGACGTACCGTCCTCCCAGCCGGGGCGGGCCGCCAGCGGCGTGCCTGTGCGTCCCCTGACCGCCGCAGAAATACAGGACATCATCCTTGACTTCGGGCAGGCCACCCGCCGCGCTGTCGAGGCCGGCTTCGACGGCGTCGAGATTCACGGCGCCAACGGCTACCTGATCCAGCAGTTCGTCTCCGCGCACAGCAACCGCCGCACCGACGAATGGGGCGGCACCCTGGAAAACCGCCTGCGCTTCCCGCTGGCCGTCACCGACGAGGTCCAGCGGATCGCGGCGCAGGCCGGGCGTCCCTTCCTGGTCGGGTACCGCTTCTCGCCCGAGGAACCGCACGAGCAGGGCCTGACCATGCACGACACCTTCGCGCTGCTAGGCGCCCTGCGCGAGAAGAACCTCGATTACGTGCACGTGTCCCTTCAGGACTTCGCGGGCCGCCCCCGCCGCGGCGGGCACCCGGAACGCAGCCGCCTCGAACAGATCGCAGAAGCCCTCGGCGACACGCCCCTGATCGGCGTCGGCAACATCTGGACCCCGCAGGACGCCGCGCAGGCCCTGAACCTCGGCGCGTCGTTCGCCGCGCTGGGCCGCGCACTGCTGCTGGAACCCGAGTGGGTGCAGAAAGTGCAGTCCGGCCGCGCCGCAGAGATCCGCACCACCTTCACCACCGCCGACCGCGAGTCCCTCACGCTGCCGGAACCCATGTGGAACATGCTCACGGGCTTCATGATCAAAGACCGCCTCGTGGACGCCCGCTGA
- a CDS encoding glycosyltransferase produces the protein MARILIASQPIAGHLMPLLPIAAELVRRGHEVRWYTGRRYATRVETTGATFEPFTLARDYDDRDFESAFPGRDALSGLKQVQFDVQRIFVGQIRPQLLDLQALHREWPWDATLAEQTLSAALLLEELGGPPCALLGVLPLGIRSRDAAPFGLGLPPTRGPLGTLRNAALHALTGPLVFGAANRDLRDLCRDLGLPARPFGPPTAPTLMLQASAARFEYPVSDRPAQLHFIGPLVPPPPPGLPLPDWWADVTGATRPVVVVTQGTLATDPRDLILPTLRALADLNVLVVAAGVRDPATLGTLPRNARTAPFIPFDRLLPHASVFITNGGYGGVQLALRSALPVLSAGTTEDKPEVGRRVQVSGAGLRLNTRTPAPHQIRAATLRLLTDPRYRAAAATLAADLRAHDAPREAADLLETLLPVAAG, from the coding sequence ATGGCCCGCATCCTGATCGCCTCGCAACCCATCGCCGGGCACCTGATGCCGCTGCTGCCCATTGCGGCCGAACTGGTCCGGCGGGGCCACGAGGTCCGCTGGTACACCGGCCGCCGCTACGCCACGCGCGTCGAGACGACCGGCGCGACCTTCGAACCGTTCACGCTGGCCCGCGATTACGACGACCGGGACTTCGAATCGGCCTTCCCCGGCCGGGACGCGCTGAGCGGCCTGAAGCAGGTGCAGTTCGACGTGCAGCGCATCTTCGTGGGGCAGATCCGCCCGCAACTGCTGGACCTGCAGGCCCTGCACCGCGAGTGGCCGTGGGACGCGACCCTGGCCGAACAGACCCTGAGTGCCGCGCTGCTGCTCGAGGAACTCGGCGGGCCGCCCTGCGCGCTGCTGGGCGTCCTGCCGCTCGGCATCCGCAGCCGCGACGCCGCGCCGTTCGGACTGGGCCTGCCACCCACGCGCGGACCGCTCGGCACGCTGCGCAACGCTGCCCTGCACGCCCTGACCGGCCCGCTGGTATTCGGCGCGGCCAACCGCGACCTGCGTGACCTGTGCCGCGACCTGGGCCTGCCCGCGCGCCCGTTCGGGCCGCCCACCGCGCCCACCCTGATGCTTCAGGCCAGCGCCGCCCGCTTCGAGTACCCGGTCAGCGACCGGCCAGCGCAGCTGCACTTCATCGGGCCGCTCGTGCCGCCCCCGCCGCCCGGCCTGCCCCTCCCGGACTGGTGGGCGGACGTGACCGGCGCGACCCGCCCGGTCGTGGTCGTCACGCAGGGCACCCTCGCCACCGACCCGCGCGACCTGATCCTCCCCACCCTGCGCGCCCTGGCCGACCTGAACGTCCTGGTCGTCGCCGCCGGCGTCCGCGACCCGGCCACGCTGGGCACCCTGCCCCGCAACGCCCGCACGGCCCCCTTCATTCCCTTCGACCGGCTCCTCCCGCACGCCAGCGTGTTCATCACCAACGGCGGGTACGGCGGCGTGCAACTCGCCCTGCGCAGCGCCCTGCCGGTCCTGAGCGCCGGCACCACCGAGGACAAACCCGAAGTCGGCCGCCGCGTGCAGGTCAGCGGCGCGGGCCTGCGCCTGAACACCCGCACGCCCGCCCCCCACCAGATCCGGGCCGCCACTCTGCGCCTGCTGACCGACCCCCGCTACCGCGCCGCTGCCGCCACGCTGGCCGCCGACCTGCGCGCCCACGACGCCCCCCGCGAGGCCGCCGACCTGCTCGAAACGCTGCTGCCAGTGGCCGCGGGATAG
- the rfbB gene encoding dTDP-glucose 4,6-dehydratase yields the protein MSFPPTTTPHAPARQPDTWPALLVTGGCGFIGSRFVERWRAAHPAQPVVVLDSLTYAGRPENLAGLWGPALHLEVASITDADAVRRVCDQYGVGGIVNFAAQTHVDQSILGSLEFTHTNVLGTHTLLEVARERGIHLHQVSTDEVYGDVPAPHHSLETDPLTPRSPYAASKAAADHLVLAYHQTHGSSVTVTRAANNVGPRQHLEKALALFATNALLGLPLPLYGDGLQQRDYMHVDDHCAAIELVLRGGASGGVFNVGTGLELSNRRMAQLVTQALGLPDAPVRHVSDRPGHDRRYSLNTDRVQALGWAPDFTPEQAVLSAARWYAANRAWWEPIRRSEAFAAYYERQYAARLGAS from the coding sequence ATGTCCTTTCCTCCCACCACCACGCCCCACGCCCCTGCCCGGCAGCCGGACACCTGGCCTGCGCTGCTCGTCACGGGCGGGTGCGGATTCATCGGCAGCCGGTTCGTGGAACGCTGGCGGGCCGCGCACCCGGCGCAACCGGTCGTGGTGCTCGATTCCCTGACGTACGCGGGCCGCCCAGAGAACCTCGCGGGCCTGTGGGGACCTGCCCTGCACCTCGAGGTGGCCAGCATCACCGACGCGGACGCCGTGCGCCGCGTGTGCGACCAGTACGGCGTTGGGGGTATCGTGAACTTCGCGGCGCAGACGCACGTGGACCAGTCGATCCTGGGATCGCTGGAATTCACGCACACGAACGTCCTGGGCACCCACACGCTGCTGGAAGTCGCGCGTGAACGGGGCATTCACCTGCATCAGGTGTCCACGGACGAGGTGTACGGTGACGTGCCGGCCCCGCACCACAGCCTAGAGACCGACCCGCTGACGCCCCGCAGTCCCTACGCGGCCAGCAAGGCCGCCGCCGATCACCTGGTGCTGGCGTACCACCAGACGCACGGGTCGTCCGTGACGGTCACCCGCGCGGCGAACAACGTCGGGCCGCGCCAGCATCTGGAGAAGGCCCTGGCCCTGTTCGCCACGAACGCCCTGCTGGGCCTGCCGTTGCCGCTGTACGGTGACGGCCTGCAGCAACGTGACTACATGCACGTGGACGATCACTGCGCCGCCATCGAGCTGGTCCTGCGCGGCGGGGCGTCCGGGGGTGTCTTCAATGTCGGCACGGGCCTTGAACTCTCGAACCGGCGCATGGCGCAGCTGGTCACGCAGGCGCTGGGACTTCCGGACGCCCCGGTCCGGCACGTCAGCGACCGCCCCGGCCACGACCGCCGCTACAGCCTGAACACGGACCGGGTGCAGGCACTCGGCTGGGCGCCCGACTTCACGCCCGAGCAGGCGGTGCTGAGCGCCGCACGCTGGTACGCCGCGAACCGCGCGTGGTGGGAACCCATCCGCCGGAGCGAGGCCTTCGCGGCGTACTACGAGCGGCAGTACGCCGCCAGACTGGGCGCTTCATGA
- the rfbA gene encoding glucose-1-phosphate thymidylyltransferase RfbA, with the protein MTAHARSGIILAGGSGSRLAPATLAVSKQLLPVYDKPMIYHPLTTLMLAGVRRILVIATPRDLPRFQHLLGSGEQWGLDLHYAEQPAPEGLAQALLIARTFLAGQPSILILGDNLFYGPDLGAQLHRAQTQTVGATLFAYRVRDPSRYGVVELDPAGRPVSIEEKPARPRSPLAVTGLYLFDAQAPAWAQTLKPSARGELEITDLNRLYLHAGQLRVQTLGTGNAWLDMGTHDDLLDASLFVRTLEQRQGVKLASPEETAWRAGWITDAHLRDLARAQAGGAYGQYLQTLTEQENP; encoded by the coding sequence ATGACCGCCCACGCCCGGTCCGGGATCATCCTGGCCGGCGGGTCCGGCAGCCGCCTCGCCCCGGCCACGCTGGCCGTCTCCAAGCAACTGCTGCCCGTGTACGACAAACCCATGATCTACCACCCGCTGACCACCCTGATGCTGGCCGGCGTGCGCCGCATCCTGGTGATCGCCACGCCCCGCGACCTGCCGCGCTTCCAGCACCTGCTGGGCAGCGGCGAGCAGTGGGGCCTGGACCTGCACTACGCCGAGCAGCCCGCCCCGGAAGGACTCGCGCAGGCGCTGCTGATCGCCCGGACGTTCCTGGCCGGGCAGCCCAGCATCCTGATTCTGGGGGACAACCTGTTCTACGGCCCGGACCTGGGCGCGCAACTCCATCGCGCGCAGACCCAGACTGTGGGCGCCACCCTGTTCGCGTACCGCGTGCGTGACCCCAGCCGGTACGGCGTGGTGGAACTCGACCCGGCCGGGCGGCCCGTGTCGATCGAGGAGAAACCCGCGCGTCCCCGCTCGCCGCTGGCCGTGACCGGCCTGTACCTGTTCGACGCGCAGGCCCCCGCCTGGGCGCAGACCCTGAAGCCTTCAGCGCGCGGCGAACTGGAAATCACGGACCTCAACCGCCTGTACCTGCACGCCGGGCAGCTGCGCGTGCAGACGCTCGGCACCGGGAACGCCTGGCTGGACATGGGAACCCACGACGACCTGCTGGACGCCAGCCTGTTCGTCCGGACACTCGAACAACGCCAGGGCGTGAAACTCGCCTCACCCGAGGAAACCGCGTGGCGGGCCGGGTGGATCACGGACGCGCACCTGCGCGACCTGGCCCGCGCGCAGGCCGGCGGGGCCTACGGGCAGTACCTGCAGACCCTGACCGAACAGGAGAACCCATGA
- a CDS encoding dTDP-4-dehydrorhamnose 3,5-epimerase family protein has translation MNDDARPPLHVPLTGPAHAALTHETYPPAPDLSGVWLRPLSKHRAGNGAFMEVLRLGDGVTQHLPDELHLRQLSVSWAAPGRLNAFHLHVKAEQNELWCVLSGQLTVWLADVRAGSPTSGGLRRVILSGEQPALLHIPSGVAHGYRASVQGATLLYGMDAQFDPQDPNEGRLPWDHFGAHLWDEDRG, from the coding sequence ATGAACGACGACGCCCGCCCGCCCCTGCACGTCCCGCTGACCGGGCCTGCCCACGCCGCCCTCACGCACGAAACCTACCCGCCCGCGCCCGACCTGAGCGGCGTGTGGCTGCGTCCGCTGAGCAAGCACCGCGCCGGGAACGGCGCGTTCATGGAAGTGCTGCGCCTCGGGGACGGCGTCACCCAGCACCTGCCGGACGAACTGCACCTGCGGCAACTGAGCGTCTCGTGGGCCGCGCCGGGCCGCCTGAACGCCTTCCACCTGCATGTGAAAGCCGAGCAGAACGAACTCTGGTGCGTCCTGTCCGGGCAGTTGACCGTCTGGCTGGCCGACGTCCGCGCCGGGAGTCCCACCAGCGGCGGCCTGCGCCGCGTGATCCTCAGCGGCGAGCAGCCCGCGCTGCTGCACATACCCAGCGGTGTCGCGCACGGTTACCGCGCCTCGGTGCAGGGCGCGACCCTGCTGTACGGCATGGATGCCCAGTTCGACCCGCAGGACCCGAACGAGGGCCGCCTCCCCTGGGATCATTTCGGCGCGCACCTGTGGGACGAGGACCGCGGGTGA
- a CDS encoding SDR family oxidoreductase codes for MTILLTGGSGRLGSALQGLIPGLHAPPRAALDITHPEQVLRALRAARPHLVVHAAALADVTRCERDRALAWQVNVDGAAAVARACHATGAALIHISTDYVFSGDTGHYRENDPPGPPVNWYGVTKLAAESAARLAGRSLIIRTSFRTRPFPHAAAFTDAFTSQDYLDVIAPHVAQVILQASRIPDATLHVATARKSVFDLARQSRPDVRPATRDHAPLPLPADVSLNTDRWQALRAPWETGSPAQSESASGAQGRAAVHGEVLHGDVPRVV; via the coding sequence GTGACCATTTTGTTGACCGGCGGCAGTGGCCGCCTGGGCAGCGCCCTGCAGGGCCTGATCCCCGGCCTTCACGCCCCGCCCCGCGCCGCCCTGGACATCACCCACCCTGAACAGGTGCTGCGTGCCCTGCGCGCCGCGCGCCCTCACCTCGTCGTTCACGCCGCCGCGCTGGCCGACGTGACCCGCTGCGAACGCGACCGCGCCCTGGCGTGGCAGGTCAACGTGGACGGCGCGGCGGCTGTCGCCCGCGCCTGCCACGCCACCGGCGCGGCCCTGATCCACATCAGCACCGATTACGTGTTCAGCGGCGACACCGGCCACTACCGTGAGAACGACCCGCCGGGGCCGCCCGTCAACTGGTACGGCGTGACCAAACTCGCCGCCGAGTCCGCCGCCCGCCTCGCCGGGCGCAGCCTGATCATCCGCACCAGTTTCCGCACGCGGCCCTTCCCGCACGCCGCGGCGTTCACGGACGCGTTCACCAGCCAGGACTACCTGGACGTGATCGCGCCGCACGTCGCGCAGGTCATCCTGCAGGCCAGCCGCATTCCGGACGCGACCCTGCACGTGGCCACGGCCCGTAAGAGCGTGTTCGACCTGGCCCGCCAGTCCAGACCCGACGTGCGTCCCGCCACGCGCGATCACGCGCCGCTGCCCCTCCCGGCCGACGTCAGCCTGAACACCGACCGCTGGCAGGCCCTGCGGGCGCCATGGGAGACGGGCTCTCCTGCTCAATCGGAGTCCGCTTCAGGCGCCCAGGGTCGCGCCGCCGTCCACGGTGAGGTGCTGCATGGTGATGTGCCGCGCGTCGTCTGA
- the dhbA gene encoding 2,3-dihydro-2,3-dihydroxybenzoate dehydrogenase yields the protein MIADPTPPDGWTGRVALVTGAAQGIGAAVTRLLAARGVQVMAADIQTIPPELRALPGVHAAPLDVTDPADVEHVVARLERDLGPADFLVNVAGILRPGLLSDLSLDDWHRTFAVNTTGPFVVSRAAARSMQARGRGAIVTVGSNAAHVPRHGMGAYAASKAATIHLMRCLALELAPHGVRCNVVSPGSTDTAMQRQLWTDPTAPQRVIQGDLGTSRLGIPLGRIADPDDIARAALFLLSDDARHITMQHLTVDGGATLGA from the coding sequence ATGATTGCCGACCCCACCCCGCCGGACGGCTGGACCGGCCGGGTCGCGCTCGTCACCGGAGCCGCGCAGGGCATCGGCGCGGCCGTCACGCGCCTGCTCGCCGCGCGGGGCGTGCAGGTCATGGCCGCCGACATCCAGACCATCCCGCCCGAACTGCGCGCCCTGCCCGGCGTGCACGCTGCGCCGCTGGACGTCACCGACCCCGCCGACGTCGAACACGTCGTGGCCCGCCTGGAACGCGACCTCGGTCCCGCCGATTTCCTGGTGAACGTGGCGGGCATCCTGCGCCCGGGTCTGCTGAGCGACCTGAGTCTCGACGACTGGCACCGCACCTTCGCCGTGAACACCACCGGCCCCTTCGTGGTGTCCCGCGCCGCGGCGCGCTCCATGCAGGCGCGCGGACGCGGCGCGATCGTCACGGTCGGCTCGAACGCCGCGCACGTTCCCCGCCACGGCATGGGCGCCTACGCCGCCAGCAAGGCCGCCACCATCCACCTGATGCGCTGCCTCGCGCTGGAACTCGCGCCGCACGGCGTGCGCTGCAACGTCGTGTCGCCCGGCTCGACCGACACCGCCATGCAGCGCCAGCTGTGGACCGACCCCACCGCCCCGCAGCGCGTCATCCAGGGCGACCTGGGTACATCCCGGCTCGGCATTCCGCTGGGCCGCATCGCCGACCCCGACGACATCGCCCGCGCCGCGCTGTTCCTCCTCTCAGACGACGCGCGGCACATCACCATGCAGCACCTCACCGTGGACGGCGGCGCGACCCTGGGCGCCTGA